Proteins from one Cicer arietinum cultivar CDC Frontier isolate Library 1 chromosome 3, Cicar.CDCFrontier_v2.0, whole genome shotgun sequence genomic window:
- the LOC101515642 gene encoding exocyst complex component SEC15B — MNPSKPPRRKVIPANGDDSGDKLDQLLLSSAICNNEDLGPFIRKAFASGKPESLQHHLKHFARSKESEIEEVCKAHYQDFILAVDDLKSLLSDVESLKSSLSDSNSKLQSVARPLLSSLDSFVETRNVSKNVNLAIESVEACVHLMEVCSRANRHLSGDNFYMALKCVDTIERNFLDKTASSTLKKMLEKKIPEIRSYIERKVNKEFGDWLVEIRVVSRNLGQLAIGQASSARQREEDLRIKQRQAEEQSRLSVRDCIYALEEEDEDAISAGTGDDGYGNGNGNGGGVLGFDLTPLYKAYHIHQTLGLEDRFKQYYFENRKLQLTSDFQVSSMTPFLESHQTFFAQIAGFFVVEDRVLRTGGGLISKMEVENLWEIAVSKMCSVLEDQFSRMQTANHLLLIKDYVSLLGVTLRRFGYPIDALLDVLSKHRDKYHELLLSDCRKQIAEAVGGDKFEQMLMKKEYEYSMNVLSFQIQTSDIVPAFPYLAPFSSTVPDCCRIVRSFIEDSVSFMSYGGQLEFYDVVKKYLDKLLSEVLDEALLKLINTSVSGVSQAMQMAANMAVMERACDFFFRHAAQLSGVPLRMVERSRRQFPLRKARDAAEEMLSGLLKAKVDGFMTLIENVNWMTDDPPQSGNEYVNEVIIYLEILVSTASQILPTQVLKRVLQDVLCHISETIVGTLASDSVKRFNVSAITGIDTDIKLLESFAENQATLFSDGDADQLKSSLAESRQLINLLASNHPENFLNPVIRERSYNALDHKKVVIVSEKLKDPSDRLFGTFGSRGSRQNPKKKSLDTLIKRLRDVS; from the coding sequence ATGAACCCCTCCAAGCCCCCGCGCCGGAAAGTTATTCCGGCGAATGGCGACGACTCCGGAGACAAACTTGACCAACTCCTTCTCTCCTCCGCCATATGCAACAACGAAGACCTAGGTCCCTTCATCCGCAAAGCTTTCGCTTCAGGCAAACCAGAGAGCCTCCAACACCACCTTAAGCACTTCGCTCGTTCCAAAGAATCCGAGATCGAAGAAGTCTGCAAAGCACACTACCAAGACTTCATCCTCGCCGTCGACGACCTCAAATCCCTCCTCTCCGACGTCGAATCCCTCAAGTCATCACTCTCCGATTCCAACTCCAAACTCCAATCCGTCGCTCGTCCTCTCCTTTCCTCCCTCGACTCCTTCGTCGAAACGCGAAACGTTTCGAAGAACGTTAACCTTGCAATCGAATCAGTCGAAGCGTGTGTTCACCTTATGGAAGTTTGCTCCCGCGCTAACCGTCACCTCTCCGGTGACAACTTCTACATGGCGCTCAAGTGCGTTGATACAATCGAGAGAAATTTCTTGGATAAAACGGCGTCGTCGACTTTGAAGAAGATGCTTGAGAAGAAGATTCCAGAGATTCGTTCTTACATAGAGAGAAAAGTGAACAAAGAGTTTGGTGACTGGTTAGTTGAGATCCGTGTTGTGAGTCGCAATTTAGGTCAATTGGCAATTGGTCAAGCTTCATCGGCAAGACAGAGAGAAGAGGATCTCAGAATCAAACAGCGCCAAGCGGAGGAACAGAGTAGGCTCAGTGTTAGGGATTGCATTTATGCTTTGGAGGAAGAGGATGAAGATGCAATCTCTGCGGGAACCGGAGATGACGGTTACGGTAATGGAAACGGTAACGGTGGTGGAGTTTTAGGATTTGATTTGACTCCGTTGTATAAAGCTTATCATATTCATCAGACATTAGGGTTAGAGGATCGGTTTAAGCAATATTATTTTGAGAATCGGAAGCTTCAGTTGACTTCAGATTTTCAGGTATCGTCGATGACGCCTTTTCTTGAATCGCATCAAACGTTTTTTGCACAGATTGCAGGTTTCTTTGTGGTGGAGGATCGTGTTTTAAGGACTGGTGGTGGTTTGATTTCGAAAATGGAAGTTGAGAATCTTTGGGAAATTGCTGTTAGTAAAATGTGTTCTGTGTTGGAGGATCAATTCTCCAGAATGCAAACTGCTAATCATCTTTTATTGATTAAGGATTATGTGAGTTTATTAGGAGTAACATTGCGGAGATTCGGTTATCCAATTGATGCATTGCTTGATGTTTTAAGCAAACACAGGGATAAGTATCATGAATTGCTATTGTCAGATTGTAGGAAGCAGATAGCTGAGGCTGTAGGTGGTGATAAGTTTGAacagatgttgatgaagaaagaGTATGAGTATTCCATGAATGTGCTTTCTTTTCAGATTCAGACGTCGGATATTGTACCTGCTTTTCCTTATTTAGCACCTTTTTCGTCTACAGTACCGGATTGTTGTCGCATTGTGCGGTCCTTCATTGAGGATTCTGTTAGTTTCATGTCGTATGGCGGGCAGCTTGAGTTTTATGATGTTGTTAAGAAATATTTAGATAAGCTTTTGAGTGAGGTTTTAGATGAAGCTTTATTAAAGCTTATTAATACCTCAGTTAGTGGTGTTTCCCAGGCAATGCAAATGGCAGCAAATATGGCTGTTATGGAGCGTGCATGTGATTTTTTCTTCCGTCATGCGGCTCAGCTTTCAGGGGTTCCCTTGAGAATGGTGGAGAGAAGTAGGAGGCAGTTCCCTCTGAGAAAAGCTCGTGATGCCGCGGAAGAGATGCTGTCTGGGTTGCTCAAAGCCAAAGTTGATGGATTTATGACCTTGATTGAGAATGTGAATTGGATGACGGATGATCCACCTCAAAGTGGAAATGAATATGTAAATGAGGTCATTATTTATTTGGAAATTTTGGTTTCAACTGCATCGCAGATATTGCCAACTCAAGTCCTTAAAAGAGTTCTACAGGATGTTCTTTGTCACATATCGGAGACGATAGTTGGTACTTTAGCTAGTGATTCTGTTAAGAGGTTTAATGTCAGTGCCATTACTGGAATTGATACAGACATCAAGCTCTTAGAATCATTTGCTGAAAATCAGGCTACCCTTTTCTCTGATGGGGATGCTGATCAGTTGAAATCGTCACTTGCCGAATCAAGGCAACTGATTAATTTGCTAGCAAGCAATCATCCTGAGAATTTCCTGAATCCAGTGATCAGGGAGAGGAGTTACAATGCTTTGGACCACAAGAAAGTGGTGATTGTTTCAGAGAAGTTGAAGGATCCTTCGGATCGACTCTTTGGAACCTTTGGTAGTCGAGGGTCTAGGCAGAACCCAAAAAAGAAATCACTGGATACATTGATAAAAAGACTAAGGGATGTTAGTTAA
- the LOC101515317 gene encoding uncharacterized protein At5g01610-like, whose translation MHQTKKVKKDKGTMRSSIMFLCILVYSTLAHNTLIQKENLSVYEILKQYDFPVGILPQGATSYELNEKTGKFTVYFDGTCIFGIKSYDLKYKSTIKGVISKGKLSKLKGVSVKVELLWLKIVEVTRRGDDLQFSVGIASAEFSVENFLEIPQCGCGFDCYGFHKDGNFSSI comes from the coding sequence ATGCATCAAACAAAGAAAGTTAAGAAAGACAAAGGTACAATGAGATCTTCAATCATGTTTCTTTGTATTCTGGTATACTCAACACTTGCACACAACACGTTAATCCAAAAGGAAAATTTATCAGTTTACGAAATCCTTAAACAATATGATTTCCCAGTTGGTATTCTTCCACAAGGTGCCACAAGCTACGAACTAAACGAAAAAACTGGCAAGTTCACAGTGTATTTTGATGGAACATGTATCTTTGGTATAAAATCATACGATCTTAAATACAAGTCAACCATCAAAGGAGTTATCTCCAAAGGGAAACTCAGCAAATTGAAGGGTGTTAGTGTCAAAGTTGAACTCTTGTGGCTCAAAATTGTGGAGGTCACTCGTCGTGGCGATGACCTTCAATTCTCTGTTGGTATTGCTTCTGCTGAATTTAGTGTTGAAAACTTTCTAGAGATTCCTCAATGTGGATGTGGATTTGATTGCTATGGTTTTCATAAAGATGGtaatttttcttctatttag
- the LOC101514990 gene encoding indole-3-acetic acid-induced protein ARG2, which translates to MARSFANAKVLSTILLNGFSNTLTRRGYAAATESASKVGSISGKITAPKSGEEKSGSTYKVSWVPDPVTGYYKPENIKDIDAADLRAKLIGKKINN; encoded by the exons ATGGCTCGCTCTTTCGCCAACGCTAAGGTTCTCTCCACCATCCTCCTTAATGGATTTTCCAACACTCTCACAAG acgTGGTTACGCTGCGGCAACAGAAAGTGCAAGCAAGGTGGGTTCAATTAGTGGGAAGATAACAGCACCAAAATCAGGAGAAGAAAAAAGTGGTTCAACTTATAAGGTTTCGTGGGTTCCTGATCCTGTTACTGGTTACTACAAACCTGAGAACATCAAAGACATCGATGCTGCTGATTTACGCGCTAAGCTTATCGGCAAAAAAATCAACAACTAA